From Onychostoma macrolepis isolate SWU-2019 chromosome 19, ASM1243209v1, whole genome shotgun sequence, a single genomic window includes:
- the LOC131525958 gene encoding DLA class II histocompatibility antigen, DR-1 beta chain-like, giving the protein MNIRLDRITIENQISSGIRPNGDGSFQMRISVEIDTNHKGSYECFVIHSSLTEPASVEWDVKCFNCETRTQWPILVAILVAAVALALAVYINEKKESNDLMRNHRCGYGAVSEQISMTGAACADTSDEELSADGFTDYRSLNYDPVYYVPLC; this is encoded by the exons ATGAACATCAGATTGGACAGAATTACCATTGAAAACCAAATATCATCTGGAATCAGACCAAATGGTGATGGATCCTTTCAGATGAGAATCAGTGTGGAGATAGATACTAACCACAAAggatcttatgaatgttttgtcaTTCACAGCAGCCTGACAGAACCAGCTTCAGTAGAATGGG atgtaaaatgttttaactgtGAAACAAGAACTCAATGGCCAATACTAGTGGCAATACTAGTAGCAGCTGTAGCTCTAGCTCTCGCTGTGTACATTAACGAAAAGAAAGAGTCAAATG ATCTGATGAGAAATCATCGTTGTGGTTATGGTGCAGTGAGTGAGCAGATATCGATGACCGGTGCAGCGTGTGCTGATACGTCTGATGAAGAGCTCAGTGCTGATGGATTTACAGACTATAGGTCACTTAATTATGACCCTGTTTATTATGTTCCTTTATGCTAA
- the LOC131525181 gene encoding LOW QUALITY PROTEIN: beta-2-microglobulin-like (The sequence of the model RefSeq protein was modified relative to this genomic sequence to represent the inferred CDS: substituted 1 base at 1 genomic stop codon) produces MDYKTITKQIEIHVLQRIIGCELEKFPNGSVNLRASYEYGFDGEDFIAFKSDTMQWIDKNPKAKXTKMKWDQQTGRNKLLKHYLKTCMNWISTLNCSKSNSPDVNVFMRKASDDHSKLVLSCLATGFYPRDIEMNIRLDGSKLEGKISSEIRPNNDETFQMRTTVEIDRNHKGSYDCFVIHSNLTEPVSVEWGK; encoded by the exons AGATTCATGTTCTTCAGAGAATAATTGGCTGTGAACTGGAGAAATTTCCTAATGGATCAGTGAATCTGAGAGCCTCTTATGAATATGGATTTGATGGAGAGGATTTTATTGCCTTTAAATCTGACACTATGCAGTGGATTGATAAAAACCCCAAAGCTAAATAAACCAAAATGAAATGGGATCAGCAAACAGGACGCAACAAACTCCTCAAGCACTACCTCAAGACCTGCATGAACTGGATCTCCACACTTAATTGTTCAAAAAGCA ATTCACCAgatgtaaatgtctttatgagGAAAGCTTCCGATGATCACAGTAAGCTGGTTCTGAGCTGTCTGGCCACTGGTTTCTACCCCAGAGATATTGAGATGAACATCAGATTGGATGGAAGTAAACTTGAGGGAAAAATATCATCTGAAATCAGACCAAATAATGATGAAACCTTTCAGATGAGAACCACTGTGGAGATTGACAGAAATCACAAAGGATCTTATGACTGTTTTGTCATTCACAGCAATCTGACAGAACCAGTTTCAGTAGAATGGGGTAAATAA
- the LOC131525179 gene encoding major histocompatibility complex class I-related gene protein-like has product MEYTWIVKAVAAATALGLVLVLILIGYCTSKWKKPNERHHFFYRFIVLSKAENFPDFTAEAVADDRRMKHYNTEVEDWKRVNLFEYDRIEPLPEPYEPRDWYKDQLKIVSNCTQCSDVLQRIIGCKLEKFPNGTVMNLTVFDEYGFDENYLMAFNYDTLQWIDKSPKAKEIKKDWDRHTERKQYLYKYLNDCMDWISKFNNTNKSEL; this is encoded by the exons ATGGAATATACATGGATTGTTAAAGCAGTAGCAGCAGCAACAGCACTAGGTCTAGTTCTAGTCCTCATTTTGATTGGTTACTGCACCAGCAAATGGAAAAAGCCAAATG agaGACACCATTTCTTCTACAGATTTATAGTCCTGAGCAAAGCAGAGAATTTCCCAGATTTCACTGCTGAGGCTGTGGCTGATGACAGACGGATGAAACACTACAATACTGAAGTTGAAGACTGGAAAAGAGTCAATCTGTTTGAATATGACAGGATTGAACCTCTTCCAGAACCATATGAGCCTAGAGACTGGTACAAAGATCAGCTAAAGATTGTGTCAAACTGCACACAGTGTTCTG ATGTACTCCAGAGAATAATTGGCTGTAAACTGGAGAAATTTCCTAATGGAACAGTGATGAATCTGACTGTCTTTGATGAATATGGATTTGATGAAAATTATCTTATGGCCTTTAATTATGacactctgcagtggattgatAAAAGTCCAAAAGCAAAAGAAATCAAAAAGGATTGGGATCGTCACACAGAACGCAAACAGTACTTGTACAAATACCTCAATGACTGCATGGACTGGATCTCCAAATTTAACAACACAAATAAGAGTGAGCTCTGA